GATTTGAAATATACAtagaaatattaaaataaaaaatttaaaatttgcaaaaatcacattttcaaaaacttctaattttattcttcttttcttttcttctttagtCTATTTTATTCgctaaaatattattattttgattgattGAGTTTGCTTGGTTTAGGGTTTCAGACGTTTCCCAATTGATTGTTTGGGATCCTtctctatatttatttatttattatttaatttatttatgtatttatatctTCTTGAGTTCCTTCTTGTCCGCAACTAACCGAGGCCAAACCTTATTTTAGACTATCCACATTACAACCCAACTCATCAATACTATTCACTAAAAAATTAATTCCTCTCTCTTATATTCATACAATCCAACTAAAACCAACTTTTATACTCCCATTCACAGcccaaaactttttatttataaactcaACTTTACAAACTATACTAGAGTGCAGCCTCGTGCGATGCACGAATTTGAAATTTTTGCTTTTTAACATGGTTTGTATGAAGATTGACATCGTAAAAGACTATTACAAGCTTTTGTAAAACCAAGCTTTGGAGGACGgggatcctctaaagttattgacaactttattggtaaagttgtaAATCATAacctttaattaaaaatcaagggtcaagattcaaagatgatcttTGAATCGTGACCTTGGATTTCAATCCAAATGTCAAGATGCTttcaactttaccaataaagttgaaATTCACTTTAAGGGATCCTCATCCATCTTTGGAAACAACCACACTCTGTTTGTAGAGGTCACCTATGCCATTTATGCGTAATGGCAAAATTATGCTATGATGATcattgtgagtccctcgatagctacagatcgctctcgatatcgtctattgttatgtcgtgagtgcggaatcctcacgagataactagtttgattagttatcgtgtatatcgctaattatcaagtaaataatcagccgtatgatgctatattcgtttctataagctatagaacgaacttagtcacctggtgtatgtgtatgtcgaatgtgattCTTtaatttagggtattcattcgtatatatatgtttcagatcgaaactgggcttgctgggctttgttcttacgaacttagcagcccaacccatgtaacgaagttaatcttcgtttgtaccaaacgaaaacgaagatattccttatcttcgttagatgtaagacttggttatattcctaaatgtttcatcaataagtaatcctaacacatattatgtttgtacttgtataacacacaacaaacatcatacataacatatatataacaccaaaacatgtaatcgatcattaccaaaacataaagtccataatctatcaattacatatatatatagatacgacataaagtaacataatgtcttaatctaaaagacagatcaaatctaagttgctgttgtcacatcaacgtgcatcaacaaactcccccttgatagcagcaccttcgatttcttcagtcttcaaaatctggtcATCCATCAAATAACAATCTTCTGCTATTTGCAtggatatcttcatgtaagcaaagTTGAAGAATCTTACGATAACggctttcttcatgcttccaaaacgGCAAGAATGAACATttgtatcgtataacttccttagatcatttcttgagaagttcaccaactgcatcggatcatatacttttctcaacaaaatcttcttcttcgagtctgcatacatcttcGCTTCACCAgagtttcgatcaatttcccaattatccatcttgtccaagacgtcttgtgcccatttcttggcagggactttgatcatacacttgacgtcatgttgaacatactcaacagttttatctggcttgaccactcttttcttcggtcttggttcaatcttaaactgcggtttgtctgaatctttcatgttctttctcaaccaTAAATCATTACGAAGATACTTACCGACAAAATCAGCTAAACTATCATCACTTGTAAgtcttcttcacataaactcctgaaatgtctctTACACcaagctaagtactgacaaccttctggtcttttaaaaacaaacagcttcagttcatcatcatagaaccaactccagatgattgtcttgtactttgcagcatctttgtctgagatatgagtccaatacaaatttggtttccaAGTTTCCCTATCGACTATCCATTCATTAATTCTTCTCTCGGgcacatgtcgatcaaccacATGTAAtggatcatcatctctgagaggaactggaaaatcatttggactgaatggtcttgtcaagttaatctcataatcagaaggaatcaatgcatcaccattcttagcatatacaacaaagtgtaaaactttagtttggctactgaatggaacttgaatCATTCTTTTccgaacatctgatctcttcagATCTAACACTCTACTTTCttcaatcgatggatcttcaggaattgagtcccaaacttcatcaaacccataaggcttcttgaatatgtttaggtttggttcaggaacaaattcaccttcctcgagctcatcaccatcaaagaataaatctgtataatctggatcatctattaagatttacacaaaatgaacaccagaatacaaagaataatcatgataattataataaagatgaaatgtaattgtattgaaataagatagattacatttacatgtcataacttattacatacaatcgaatatacattctatctaaataatctttatcataatcaaaatcagaaacctgaatcacaaggaacaccagaaggaccagcatgagaagtatcacctcctgtctccccctcaatcTCTACACCCTTTCCTttgtcttcaactgggcgagagtcattcctatcaccagcattatcagcatcatcatcgtcattctgacgtcttggttgaaccgctgacaatctacaaatctcttcaggaacttctcccccttgattcttgacccagttgatcaaaaatgtcaaGGCTGCTCGGGTATcggtgagatcagactccaaagtacgAACCTGAGTCTCcagaagatcaacacgacgaacAAGCGAAGAATCTGAAGGAAGTCTGTAGGATAAGGAAGGAGCCACCAGAGGACGCAATACTTGTGCTTGAGAAACAGCAGGAAtaacagcagcagttggtcttggaggatcaggaatCGCTACTGAAGTAGCTTCAGCAACACGTCTACGTTTAGTTCTGGTATACTTAAGATCAGCACCCCCTGTCcgtttcaccggactaaccgaactggcTCTGTTCACGGGATCATCCATATCGTCAAAAATTCCACGCAGTTCAGAATCATTCTGAgcagcaacatcaggatcaatctgagCAGCACGGTCAGGAATATGACTATGTACATCATGAACGGAGTGAGCTGAATCAGAAACAGCAGGAACAACATGACATGCCTTACTCCGACGCTCTCTATGTAAAGCAGCACCATCCTGAACAAAAGACTGATGTGAATGATCACTTTCGGAAGCAGCAGAGACATCATGAACCAACTTAGTTCGACGCTCATTAGCAGattcatctgtgtctgtctcggttgtagcagcagaaccgtctgAACTATCGGCTACACCTTCATCATTCCCATCATCAGAACTATCAGAATCATCACtcgaatcatcatcagaatcattagCAGAAGCATTCTCAGAATTTTCTGAgtcatcagaatcagaatcttcatcattatcatccacaaacatatcattctcaagacgagatcgatagtgtggattaatcaagtgaccaaaaagtggtggatcattaagaccagccacattacgtgtatttgcttcaagatcagcaaaaagacgcgaaggccaagcatgaagaacgtagcgaggaccttggtcacaCACTAAGTTAGGACAGAAATGTCTAACTATGGCCATAACAAACCGAGGATATAAgagaaatctcttcctccccctggcattaatctgatcaagaaACTCCAGATAAAAGTATCtcgagaaaggataaggtcgattatacactaatgcaaccatctgcgacgcagtctgagcagacagttgatcaaaaccagccttgcgattgctcaaacacacgagcaatgcatacgcaagatatctccatcttccctgaagaCCACTCttatcaaaaggaagtttgaccgcgccgacaaaccccattctctgaaaacatctaagaagaagttcaaactcaTACGTCAACTCTACTTCTTCCTCTGCTTCTACCTCTGGTTCTGCACCTAAATGCAAaacagtagcacgtacaaaactatgtccttcaaccataacttcatgagcagttgACCAAAAGGAATCTATATACTGCCTAACAAGTCTAGGCGAATCAcagaaagcaaaaaataatctcGATCGAGCGATGTAATCAAACatctcatgaaaatgttcgctatTATGCTGATCCGGATCAAGATTAAGTGCGAGATTatgtttcttcacaaactgacgcggagcgagagccatttctgcaaaacaaatcacaatatcgaaacaaatataaaataagcacAATAAATGAATTGCAGGAAATAGTCACTAAATTGCACAAAATTATTCGTTAAGTTgagttcataaattataaactgtACGAAAATAGTcactaaattcgttaagtatacaggaACGAAGA
The Erigeron canadensis isolate Cc75 unplaced genomic scaffold, C_canadensis_v1 Conyza_canadensis_unscaffolded:319, whole genome shotgun sequence DNA segment above includes these coding regions:
- the LOC122584476 gene encoding dentin sialophosphoprotein-like, translated to MRRGGRAAVNMDGVTSTETKCVKEVEITMFKPKIAGTTLRTPVESAEKVLDVDKCITNNSDSDDSENSENASANDSDDDSSDDSDSSDDGNDEGVADSSDGSAATTETDTDESANERRTKLVHDVSAASESDHSHQSFVQDGAALHRERRSKACHVVPAVSDSAHSVHDVHSHIPDRAAQIDPDVAAQNDSELRGIFDDMDDPVNRASSVSPVKRTGGADLKYTRTKRRRVAEATSVAIPDPPRPTAAVIPAVSQAQVLRPLVAPSLSYRLPSDSSLVRRVDLLETQ